Sequence from the Maribellus comscasis genome:
ATTGTTTGTGGTATTTTGGAACAGAGCTACGGCAAGATATGGATTAACGGAATGGATACCCAGAAATACAGGGAAGAATTGCAGGGCTTAATTGGGTACTTGCCACAGGCTTTTGGTACTTACGAAAATATGTCCGCATGGGACTTTTTAGATTACCAGGCGATTTTGAAAGGAATTAAAGATACGAAGATAAGAAACGAACGCCTGGAGTACGTGCTGAAGAGTGTTCATATGTTTGAGAGAAAAGACGATAAAATAGGTTCATTCTCCGGTGGAATGAAACAAAGAATTGGTATAGCCCAAATTCTTCTAAATCTGCCAAGAATTCTTGTTGTTGATGAACCTACCGCAGGTCTTGACCCAAGGGAAAGGATACGATTCCGTAACCTGCTTGTTGAACTGAGCAGGGAAAGAATTGTAATTTTCTCAACACATATTATAGAAGATATTTCAAGTTCCTGTAACCAGGTAGCTGTAATCAACAGGGGTAATCTCAAATATTTTGGTACGCCGAACGATATGGTCAAAATGGGAGACAACTTTGTATGGCATTTTTCTATTCCGGCGAAAGAGTTCGATACATTTGCAAATAAACAAATGATTGTTCACCACATGCGCGACGGAGAGAATATAAAAGTTCGCTGCCTTGCAAAAGAAAAACCAGCGGAAAATGCAGTAAACGTGCCTCCACATCTTGAAGATGCTTATTTGTGCTTACTAAAAGATTTCGTTTAAAACTGAAAGCAAATGAAAAACTTAAATATTAGAAACCGACTGATCATATTTATTAAGATGATTCGGTATAATCTGAGAATAATTTTTGCCAATAAGTTTATATGGTTTTTGATTGCTGCATTGGCTGTGTTTCTGTTTTTTGCCATCCAAACAGTTATAAACAGGGCAAGTATTAGCGAAGGAACTATTTTTCAACTTTTGATATTTCCCGGAATCCTGTTGATTTTTTATCCAACAGTTTTTGGCATTCAGAACGATGATGATTCACGAATGCTGGAAATACTATTTGGAATTCCAAACTACAGGTATAAAGTATGGCTGGTAAGATTGCTTATGATTTTTAGTCTTATTTTTATCATTATATACTTTTTTGCCGCGTTGGCGTCTGTGCTTTTATACGACATCAATATTTTTGAAATGGCCTACCAGCTCATGTATCCGATAGTATTTATGGGTGCACTTGCTTTTATGTTTTCAACGTTAATTAAAAACGGAAACGGAACCGCTGTTGTAATGGTAATAATTGGTGTGGCCTTGTTGATACTTCAGGACGCAATAGAAAGAACACAGTGGAATGTATTTTTAAATCCTTTTCAAATACCTGACAATTTGAACGAAGTAATTTGGCAGGGATTAATATCGAAAAACAGAATTTTTCTTGGTGTAGGGATGATTGTATTTATTTTATACGGCCTTTTTAATCTGCAAAAGAGGGAAAGGTTTGTTTAGATATCTGTGAAGGGCTAGTACCTTGGTTAATGCAGGCAAACAAAATGAATCGGCACAAATAATGGAGTTTGTGGGGGTTGATTGCCTGCATTTACTTTTTTATACTAAAAATCTTTTAACCAATAAATTGAGATAAAATTTTAACTTTGCGGGGCATTTAGTTTTGCTATGGATAAAGGAAGAGTTGAGATAATGGCCCCGGTTGGTTCGTATGAATCACTTATGGCAGCCATTCAGGGTGGGGCAGGTTCCGTTTATTTTGGTGTGGAGCATTTGAATATGCGGTCACGTTCAGCCAATAATTTTACCCTCGATGACTTAAATAAAATTGTTAAAACGGCATCCGAAAACGGAGTAAAAACCTATTTAACGCTAAATGTTGAAATTTTTGATGGTGAAGTTCAGCAAATGCACGAAGTGCTGGATGCAGCTAAAAAAGCTGGCGTTTCTGCCGTAATTGCAGCTGATATTTCAGTAATTCAGTATGCGCGGTCTATTCATCTGGAGGTACACATCTCTACACAGGTGAACATTACCAATATTGAAGCGGTGAAGTTTTACGCCCATTTTGCTGATGTAGTTGTCTTGGCGCGTGAAATGAACATAGGCAGGGTTTGGGAGATAAACAAACAAATTGAAGAGGAGCAAATAAAAGGCCCGGGAGGAGAACTTGTTCGTTTGGAGATGTTTGTACACGGAGCACTTTGTATGGCTATTAGCGGAAAATGTTATCTCAGTTTGCATGAGATGAATTCTTCAGCAAATCGTGGCTCGTGTTTGCAAACCTGCAGAAGGGCATACACGGTAACAGACAGGGAAACCGGCGCAGAATTGGAGATTGATAATGAATATATTATGTCTCCCAAAGATTTGAAGACCATTCATTTTTTGAATAAAATTCTTGATGCGGGTGTTTCTGTATTAAAAATTGAGGGGCGTGCGCGTTCTCCCGAATATGTAAAAACAACAGTTGAGTGTTATCACGAAGCAGTTGAGGCGTGGCAAAAGAACCAATTTACTGAAGAAAAGGTCGGGGATTGGAACCGGCGCCTTGGCATGGTTTTTAACCGGGGATTCTGGGACGGATACTATCTTGGCCAGCGCCTTGGTGAATGGAGTGCCAACTATGGCTCTCAGGCTACAAAACGAAAACTGTACCTTGGTAAGTGTACAAATTACTTTACTAATATACAGGTAGCAGAATTCAAACTTGAAACAAATAATTTAAGAGTAGGTGATGAGATAATTGTAACTGGCCCGACAACCGGAGTTGTGCAAACTGTTGTAAAGGAAATCAGATATAATTTGCTTTCGGTAGAGGAAGGGATGAAAGGTCAGCGTATTTCCGTATTTGTTGATTCCAAATTACGACGTTCCGACAAATTATTTAAAGTAGTTGAAGCAAAGGAAGTTAAAGTTCGACGTTAAAATAATAATTATCTGTAATTTTCGTTTTTCGTAAAAAAGTATTTAATTTATTTATTCATTATACTAATTATGAACGCTGTATGAACCGTAAATTGATTCTTACCCTGATAATCCTTACACTCGTTGGTGGCAATGTATTTGGGCAAATCCTTAAATATCGCGTAGGCGTAAATTATGGAAAATTTAATGATGAAGTGGGGAAAGATGAAGTAGATCATCCGTTGATTGAAAATCTTTCAAATCCTAATGCCACTGAATTTGTCCATGCATTTGAACCAGGATTCGAAGCTGAAATAATGCAGCTATGGTCACCAAATATTGAAACGGGGATAGAACTGGATTTTTCGAAATTTTCCGGAAGTAATGATATTCCCCCTTATTACAATTATATTTTGGCACAGGATTTTCCAGAAATAGTACATAGAGTAACTGAACCAATAGTTTACGAGTCATCAGCATTAAATCTAATACTGAATTTCAGATATTATTTTGCACCTGATGGGAGTGTAAACCCATTCTTTAAAGCATTTGGAGGGCTCTCATTTGTTGGCGCTGAATATAACTATGAAGACTTGAGTGTTTGGGAAGAGGTTTGGGATGAAGAAGGAGCAGGTGTGTTGTATGCTATCGGAACTGAAGATAGCGATCAACCCAAAGAAGCTGCCGTATGTTATGGATTTGGAGCAGGACTGGATTTTGCCTTGAATGAACAAATTTCATTGTATTTAGATGGAACTGCTTCGTTTATTGGCACAGATAAACTGGATGGAATTCCGAACTATGATTATGTTCTGGAATCGCAAAGTTTAAAAGCAGTTGGGAACAGAGCATTTGTAACACAAATAACTTTGGGCATTGTGTTTACATCAAAAACTGATTTGGGATTAAATAAAAATTCAGGTAAAAACAAAAAAGGAAGCGGAGTGAAAGGAACTGGCCGGACAACTCCATGGCGGCCTTTCTACCGCCAGAAAAGATAAGGCATATCTTATCCATGAAAATTAATAGCGGATAATATAATAGGAAAAGCGGCGAGAATCACCGCTTTTCTTTTTTAAAAGACAAACAACTAATAATTTTCTTTTACTTTTTACCAACTATTAAACCAATCAACCCTCTAAGTCAAGGCAAAAAATAAAGCAATTAATACAAGCCATTTTAATGTACGAAGGGTATTATCTATGGTTTCAGAATTCAACAAAATTATTCGCCGGCATGAATAAAAAAAAGCCACTAAAATGAAATAGTGACTTTTCCTTTTTTTGTTTATACTTTTTTAACCAAGTGAATCAAAAACTTTTTCAAGTAATTTTTTTGTTGCTATAACCCCTTCTTTTTCCGGGAGTTCACTTCCTTCGTATTCCACGTCAACGTAACCTTTATACCCCGCGTCTTTTACGATTTTCATCAAGCGGTAAAAATCGGATTCAGTTTCGTTTCCCTGTGCATCGAAATTGTGCGATTTTCCGCTAACTCCTTTTGCATAAGGCATAAGTAGTTCAACACCTTTGTAGCGGTCGTAAGTTTCGCCGGTTTGTCTGTCGATAACAAAGTTTCCAAAATCGGGTAAAGTGCCTACGCGTTTGTGATCTACCAGCTTCATAACGCCAACCAACCATTCGGCATTGCTTGAGAGACCTCCGTGGTTTTCAACAATTACATTTATTTTTTTGCTGTCTCCGTATTCACACAGCATCCTGAGCCCGTCAGCAGCCAGCTTTTGTTGCTCTTCATAGCTTCCTCTGCTTCCTGCATTTACGCGGATTGAATGACATCCGAGAAATTTTGCAGCATCAACCCATTTTTTGTGGTTTTCAACGGTTTTTAATCGTTCAGCTTTTTCAGGATGACCAACCATTCCTTCTCCATCGCACATAATCAAAACATTTTCAACACCTTCATTTTTTGCAATTTTCTTTAACTCAGCTAAATATTTTTCATCTTTTGCCTTGTCTTTAAAAAATTGATTTACATATTCAACACCTTCCATCCCCAGTTCACGAGTAATTACCGGGAAATCGAGATTTGTCATTTCATTGGCAAAAAGTGCCCTGTGAAAAGACCATTCGGCAAGCGATATTTTAAACGGAGATTTTGATGCATATCCTGCCCAGGCGGGAGAAGCCAGCATGGCACCAGAGGTAGCGGCAATTGTTGTTTTTAGGAAATTCCTGCGGGTTGTATTTTTCATAACAATTAAATTTTATTGATTTATATTTTAAAGAATATTCTTTTTCGGTACAAATAATAGCAAAGTAACCACTCCAGTGCCAAAATCGTTAGTGCAGCAAATAAATTCATAACAAATTCAGAAGCTCCAAACCAAGTCAAAATTCCATCGGTAAAAATGGCAACAAAATCATTAAACCACTGACCTCCAATTGTATTAGAAAACAAATAAATAAAGATCGGGTTCATTCCTACAATAACAAAGGGGAAAATCCACCGGTTTATCTTTTTGATATCGATAAACCAGTAACTGAAGGCAAGTACAAGCAGCGCCCAGCCTCCTGAAGCCAAAACAAACGATGAAGTACTGATTCGTTTTACTATCGGTGTTACTGAAGTCCAGTCGAGCAGATAACCCAGTAACAGAATAATTATACCGGCGCCTGTTATACGTTTAATTTTTTGATTTCCGGTTTTTTCCGACATTAAAACCTGCCCGGCTACCACGCCCCAAATAGTGTGCGCTGCGGTTGGAATAAAATTGATGGCAACCCAGCCTCCGCCCGGATTTATCTTGCCCATCAAAATCATATCCATCCAGCTTCCAAAATTGTGGTCTTTAACAAAAGGTTGGTTATAACCTTCCAAAGGGAAAAGACGGTAAGCCATTTCGGTAACAATTAACAACCCTATGGAAACAATAATTTGTGTCGACCATTTGTATCGCATTAAAAAATAGGCAATCAGAATAGTAGCCGACAATTGTGACAATACATTCCAGAGTTCCCAAACAAGCTCGCGGCGGTAAGCACAATGTAGTCCTACACCAAATGCCAGGAGTAAAATACAGCGCTGAATGATATGTTTTGTGATTTTGCTTTTTGGATCTCCCCGCTTTCTGCGTTTGGCGTATGAAAAAGGCATGGCAACACCAACAATAAACATAAAGAAGGGTTGGATTAAATCCCAAAACCGTAATCCATTCCAGTGGTGATGGTGAAACTGTTCAAAAAAAGGTTCAAGAATTGTTCCTGCAATCGGGTCTTTTACAAGTACGCTCCAAAGTGCTGTTCCTTCCGCAACCAAAAGGAACATTGTCATTCCACGGAAAAAATCGAGAGATAACAAACGATCATTTGAAAACGTAAATCCTTTTTTAGAATTCATAGTAAATTTTAGTTGGTTGAGATTCAAATGTAATAAAATATAGGTTTAATTGTCCTTTATAGTCTCAATCAATCATAAAAATTTGATTGGAACTTTATTTTCCGTAATTTGATTTATGTTTTACCAAATAAAATAATCATGAATCAAAATTATGAAGACTTACTAAACAGAGCTTCTGAGTTTATAGTAGCTTATGGCTTAAAGGTAATCATGGCGATAGTTGTATTAATTGTCGGCCTTTGGATAATTCGGCGCGTTGTAAAAGTTACCGGACGTGTGATGGAAAAAAGAGAAGTGAACGTGTCGCTTCGGGGCTTTCTTAAAAGCCTGTTTGGAATTTTACTTAAGGTTTTATTGTTGATAAGTATAGCCGAAATGGTTGGCATAAAAACTACTTCTTTTATCGCTATCATCGGGGCGGCCGGTCTTGCAGTTGGCTTAGCTTTACAGGGAACGCTGGCAAATTTTGCCGGAGGAGTTATGATTTTGCTTTTTAAACCTTTTAAAGTGGGAGATTTAATTGAATCTCAGGGGCATTTAGGTGTTGTTAAGGAGATTCACATTTTTGTAACCATTTTGCTTACCCCGGAAAGTAAAACGGTTATCTTACCGAATTCAGCTGTTTCAAGTAGCGATATAGTTAATTATACTACTGAAGGTGTTATTCGTGTTGACTTAACTTTTGGAATTTCTTATGAATCAAATATAAAGGAAGCCAAAAATATTCTGTTGGGAATACTAAACAGTCATCCAAATGTATTAAAAGATCCTGCTCCGTTTGTTGGTGTTGCTGAACTTGCCGACAGTTCGGTAAACCTTGCAGTTCGCCCATATGCAAAACCTGCAGATTACTGGAACGTTTATTTTAGCGTGTATGAAGAGGGTAAACTTGCATTGGATGCCGCAGGAGTTACAATTCCGTTTCCTCAAGTGGATGTGCACATGAGAAAATAAATTTTAGAAGAAGTAAAATGCCTTCGCAAAACAGAAGGCATTTTTTAAACGTATTTGAATCGTTTTATGTTTTTTTTAGGCGTTTTTTCAAATTCTTCATTTACAATCTCGAAAGTGCTTATTTGCTCGTATTTTGGAAGCTCTTCATTAACGTTTTTCCTGTTTTCTTCCATTAATTTAGGGATATCGGCCTCCGGTATTTTATCAGCTTGAACAGCTTCGAAATCAGGATACACAAGTGCAACCATTTTCCCGTTGCGGTCAATTACAACACATTCAGCAACGTAAGGAAGATTACTGATTTTTGCTTCAATTTCTTCGGGATAAATATTCTGACCGGAAGGTCCGAGAATCATATTCTTTGAACGACCACGGATATAAATAAAATTGTTTTTATCTATTACGCCCAAATCACCTGTTTTTAACCATCCGTCTTCGGTAAATGCGGCTGCTGTATCTTTTTCATTTTTGTAATATCCCACCATTACATTTTCTCCTTTTACCTGAATTTCTCCCACAACATTGTAAGGATCCTCTGAATCGATCCGCACTTCCATCCGGTCAACTAATTTACCGGCCGAAGAGGGCATTGTTTTGTTCCAGGCATCATAACTAATAAGCGGGCCACACTCTGTCATACCATACCCAACGGTAAGAGGAAAGTTGATTCGTTTAAAGAATTTTTCCACATCGGCACTTAAGGGGGCACCCCCAATGACAATTTCATAGAAACGCCCTCCAAAAGTTTCAACCAGTTTTTCCCTGATTTTTTTCAGAATTATTTTTGATACAAGAGGAGTGCCGAGTAATATTTTTATTGAAGTTTTTTGGAGTGTTGGCAACAAACGCTTTTTATAAATCTTTTCAATTATCAGTGGAACGGAAAGAATAAGATGAGGTTTTACTTCGCCAAAAACTTTTGTTATTACAGCGGGAGACGGTATTTTGTTCAGGAAAGTAATATGACAACCTAAAGTTGTCGGGAATAAGAATTCGAATAATAATCCGTAAACATGTGCCATAGGTAAAAACGAAACGATTTTGTCGTCGGCTTGTAAAGGCATGTGCTCCTGAGCAAAAATAATGTTTGAAACCAGGCTGCGTTCAGGAATCATAACTCCCTTGGTAAAACCTGAAGTTCCTGATGTGTAAGAAATTACGCAGGTTGCTTCTTTGTCCCATTTTTCAAACTGAAATCCTTCCCGGCTTAGTTTATTTTTTTTGTAATATTCAAAAGCATCTTCCATTTTATATTTTACATTTTCGTCTTTAGCAATATGAAAAGAGAAATCATCCAAAGCAATAACTGCTTCAACCCTTCCTTCATTTTGAAAATCAACCTTTTCAAGTAGTTGTTTTCCCCCAACTACAATTCGCGCTTCAGAATGATTGATGATGTGATTTGTATTGGATTTGTTAAAATCCGGAAGAATGGGAACGATTACAATACCCGACGAAATTGCAGAAAGAAAGACTGTTGCCCAGTTTGCTGAATTTCGCCCCAAAACGGCAATTTTGTCCCCTTTTTTTATTCCCATTATTTGGTAGAAAAGATGGAGCGATTTAATGTTCGCCGCAACTTCTTTGTATTTAAAATCTTTTCCCTCATAATCTGAAAATGCAAAATTGTCCCAATTCTTGTGGAATGCATCGGTGTAAAGTTTAGCTAAATCAGGTAATGCCATAATTTTATAATTTAACCGATAAATTTATGAAAATTACCTGAATGTTCGGTTTTTAAAACACAGTAAGATTAAATATGAATAAGTGTCAATAATAAAAAACTCCGGAGATTCTCCGGAGTTCGTTGTTTTCCGCGTTTATATTCACGTTAATGGTAATACCAAATTAATTAACTTGCTTCCAACAACTTATATTTAGTAGAGACGAAATTTTACAGACCTTTTTATAAGTCTCAAAAAAAAGGTGTATTTAGGGGAAAACAGGGATCCACCCGATTAAGGCGGAATTCCCGGTTTTTAATTATTGTTTTGTTTCAACTACGGCGTATTTACTTACTTTCCAAAATTCCTCCGGATTTTCGATTTCAAGATAAGTGATCAGGTTGTCTTCCTCGATAAAGCGGAATGAACTATCAGGATGTTCAGTAATTATTTTTGCTTTTTTTACGAAAAGCGGAAAATAATTGGTATTCCTTTTATCAAGTTCAGTGAAATAAGTTTCGTTAAAATCCTCTTTTATCGTTTTGCTTTTCCCAATTCCAAGAAAGCCACCTTCTTTGGTAAGAACTCCGTTATCTGCCAATTCATCAAACGAACCGGATGTAAAGAATGCTTTATTCAATTCACTGTCCTGTTCTGCAATTAAATTGTTGGCATTTTTAATAGAATCAGCTTTAACTACAAGGTCGGTTTCCATAACTACCATTTGGCTGTCCATTTTTTCAATTTGAAGATCCATTTCAGCAATCTGGTAGTCGCGTTTTTCCAACTCTGTTTTTAGCACCTGGATATTCTCATCCTGTTGTTTAATGCTTTCGCTGAGTTTTGCGATTTTGTTTCTGAATGACTTGATTTCAATACCGGAAGATTTTAGCTGTTTTTCCAGCTCATCAATTTTTTTACTGCTTTCTTCCAGCATTTCATTCATTAATTTAATATCGGCAACCAAAACTTTTTTCTGGTCTTGTTTGCCTTCCGCTTGATCTAAAACCAGTTGACTTCTTTTCTCACGGATGAATGTCAGGTTTTCTTCGATCTCATCGAAAGTATTTGCCATTTCATTTACCAACGAATCTCTTTCTTCTATGGTCATATTCAAATCAGCATTCTGATTGCTTAGTTCATCAATATGCGATTTATTGTTATAGATTATAATACCTGCAACTACAACAACTATAGCAAACACTCCAATAACAATCCATTTTAACATTGAATTTTTTTCGGTTTTCATAACGTTTTCCTCCTCGTTAAATTAAATTTTTGTTTGACACAGCACGTATTGCCAAACCATGTGCCAAGCAATTGGTGTTTTTGTAATTGTTTGTTTTTTAACTTTTTATGTTTTTGAATGATGGCTGGTGAGCTGTCAAAATGATAAGGTATTATCAAAATGATAACAGTTCAAGAAGAGAAATAAATTTGGTTTTTTGGGCTATTTCGTTTCTTTAAGCATGCGGTAAATTGTTGCAACGCCGATGTCAAGCTTGTCAGCAACAATTTTGGTATTGTTATCGTATTTATCGAGGTATTTTTTTACAATGCGGATATTGTACTCGCGCAAACTCATTTCACCATCAAGCTTGTCGTTAAACAGCGCGTCGTTTCCTAAAACAATGCTTTCATCCGTAATTTCTTCATTGTCGGAGAGTGTAATGGCGAGCTCAATAACCGACTTTAATTCTCTGATATTTCCAGGGAATGAGTAGGAGCGTAGTTTCCCAACCGCAGATGTAGTGAGGCTTTTTACAGGAAGTTTATTTTCTGTGCAAAATTCTTTTATAAAGTGTTTCGAAAGCGTAATTATATCGTTGCCCCGGTTGCGTAATGCCGGTAGTTCAATAGATAATCCAAACAACCGGTAATACAAATCTTGTCTGAAATTTCCTTTCAGAACAGCATCCTGGAGGTTTTGGTTGGTTGCAACAATAATCCGGGAGTCGGTTTTTATTGACTTATTACTTCCTATTCTCACAATTTCTTTTTCTTGGAGTGCTCTTAAAAGCTTGGCTTGTAGTGAAATATCCATCTCCGCTATTTCATCCAGAAAAAGTGTTCCACCATTTGCTTCTTCAAACTTTCCAATCCGGCGGATGTTAGCACCTGTAAAAGCTCCTTTTTCGTGTCCGAACAACTCACTTTCGGTTAAATCTTTTGGTATAGCTGCCATATTTACGGCAATAAAAGGCTTGTTGGCTCGCTGAGAATTATAATGAATTGCTTTGGCAACCAGTTCTTTTCCCGTTCCTGTTTCGCCGGTAACCATTACCGAAATGTTTGTCCGGGTGGCCTTTTCAATTAAACTGAATATTTTTTTTGTAGCCGGGCTGTTTCCAATAATCGTATTCTCAAAATTATATTTCTTTTTAACTTCACTTCTCAGGGTTACTATTTCTCGTTTCAGTCGTTCTCCTTTTCGGATATTGTTTACTGTATTTAACAAACGCTCCCGAATATCTTTCGATTTTACAATATAATCGTAGGCACCGTATTTTAACAGTTCAACAACTACTTCTATTTCATCCTGTTCTGAAATTAAAATAACCTGTATTTCTTCGTTTTCCGATTTTATCTGTTTTAGAATTTCCAACCCTTTCATGTCGGGCAGGCGATAATCGAGCGTTACAACATCCGGATCTTTATGTAAATTGTTTAAACATTCTTTTCCTGATGTAAACGATTCTATTTCATAATCCGGATTCATGGAAAGATTGTGTACCAGTAGTCTGTTATACCATTCGTCATCTTCAACAACAAATATTTTAAATGGTTTTTCGTCCATGTTACTTATTTAAACCGGTTAATGAATTTTTTTCGTGATTTTTGCTGCGAATGCAAAGTTGGTTAAAAAAAAGGTTTTATTCAGGAGCTTCATTTAAATATTTTTTTAAAAATGTGATTATTTCTTCCGTCTCATCTTTAACTTCAGTAAACAACGAACGAATAGTATTAATATTTAGTTTCTTTTCTGCTAATTTTTCAATTTCTTTAACTTTTTCATATAAACTCATTTTGTCTAAATGCTTATATGGAACCGCCATTTTATGTGTCGTTTCCCTGATGGTATTCCAGTCGTAATATTTTAAAGCTTTTTCAATAGCTGCCAAACCATTTGTACTCGATTTAATAAAAAGCCCGATGAGTTCTTTTAAAAAAGTGTCATCTTCGCCAGCAAGTCTTTTCAGTTCTGAAATATCTACCGGCGAAACCGGGTTCGGATTTTTAGCTGTTTCCTCAATTTTTAGGATTGAACTTAATGTTGAGAACAGCGTGTTTTCGGAAAAAGGTTTGGAAAGAAATCCACGCATTCCTGCATCCAGACATTTTTGTTTTTCAGTTTCTTCATTTGAAGCTGAAATTGCTATTATTTTAGCTTCCGGCTTTTTGTGAAGGATTTCTTTCGTGGCCTCAAA
This genomic interval carries:
- a CDS encoding peptidase U32 family protein gives rise to the protein MDKGRVEIMAPVGSYESLMAAIQGGAGSVYFGVEHLNMRSRSANNFTLDDLNKIVKTASENGVKTYLTLNVEIFDGEVQQMHEVLDAAKKAGVSAVIAADISVIQYARSIHLEVHISTQVNITNIEAVKFYAHFADVVVLAREMNIGRVWEINKQIEEEQIKGPGGELVRLEMFVHGALCMAISGKCYLSLHEMNSSANRGSCLQTCRRAYTVTDRETGAELEIDNEYIMSPKDLKTIHFLNKILDAGVSVLKIEGRARSPEYVKTTVECYHEAVEAWQKNQFTEEKVGDWNRRLGMVFNRGFWDGYYLGQRLGEWSANYGSQATKRKLYLGKCTNYFTNIQVAEFKLETNNLRVGDEIIVTGPTTGVVQTVVKEIRYNLLSVEEGMKGQRISVFVDSKLRRSDKLFKVVEAKEVKVRR
- a CDS encoding TIM barrel protein, coding for MKNTTRRNFLKTTIAATSGAMLASPAWAGYASKSPFKISLAEWSFHRALFANEMTNLDFPVITRELGMEGVEYVNQFFKDKAKDEKYLAELKKIAKNEGVENVLIMCDGEGMVGHPEKAERLKTVENHKKWVDAAKFLGCHSIRVNAGSRGSYEEQQKLAADGLRMLCEYGDSKKINVIVENHGGLSSNAEWLVGVMKLVDHKRVGTLPDFGNFVIDRQTGETYDRYKGVELLMPYAKGVSGKSHNFDAQGNETESDFYRLMKIVKDAGYKGYVDVEYEGSELPEKEGVIATKKLLEKVFDSLG
- a CDS encoding acyltransferase family protein, with translation MNSKKGFTFSNDRLLSLDFFRGMTMFLLVAEGTALWSVLVKDPIAGTILEPFFEQFHHHHWNGLRFWDLIQPFFMFIVGVAMPFSYAKRRKRGDPKSKITKHIIQRCILLLAFGVGLHCAYRRELVWELWNVLSQLSATILIAYFLMRYKWSTQIIVSIGLLIVTEMAYRLFPLEGYNQPFVKDHNFGSWMDMILMGKINPGGGWVAINFIPTAAHTIWGVVAGQVLMSEKTGNQKIKRITGAGIIILLLGYLLDWTSVTPIVKRISTSSFVLASGGWALLVLAFSYWFIDIKKINRWIFPFVIVGMNPIFIYLFSNTIGGQWFNDFVAIFTDGILTWFGASEFVMNLFAALTILALEWLLCYYLYRKRIFFKI
- a CDS encoding mechanosensitive ion channel family protein gives rise to the protein MNQNYEDLLNRASEFIVAYGLKVIMAIVVLIVGLWIIRRVVKVTGRVMEKREVNVSLRGFLKSLFGILLKVLLLISIAEMVGIKTTSFIAIIGAAGLAVGLALQGTLANFAGGVMILLFKPFKVGDLIESQGHLGVVKEIHIFVTILLTPESKTVILPNSAVSSSDIVNYTTEGVIRVDLTFGISYESNIKEAKNILLGILNSHPNVLKDPAPFVGVAELADSSVNLAVRPYAKPADYWNVYFSVYEEGKLALDAAGVTIPFPQVDVHMRK
- a CDS encoding AMP-binding protein — protein: MALPDLAKLYTDAFHKNWDNFAFSDYEGKDFKYKEVAANIKSLHLFYQIMGIKKGDKIAVLGRNSANWATVFLSAISSGIVIVPILPDFNKSNTNHIINHSEARIVVGGKQLLEKVDFQNEGRVEAVIALDDFSFHIAKDENVKYKMEDAFEYYKKNKLSREGFQFEKWDKEATCVISYTSGTSGFTKGVMIPERSLVSNIIFAQEHMPLQADDKIVSFLPMAHVYGLLFEFLFPTTLGCHITFLNKIPSPAVITKVFGEVKPHLILSVPLIIEKIYKKRLLPTLQKTSIKILLGTPLVSKIILKKIREKLVETFGGRFYEIVIGGAPLSADVEKFFKRINFPLTVGYGMTECGPLISYDAWNKTMPSSAGKLVDRMEVRIDSEDPYNVVGEIQVKGENVMVGYYKNEKDTAAAFTEDGWLKTGDLGVIDKNNFIYIRGRSKNMILGPSGQNIYPEEIEAKISNLPYVAECVVIDRNGKMVALVYPDFEAVQADKIPEADIPKLMEENRKNVNEELPKYEQISTFEIVNEEFEKTPKKNIKRFKYV
- a CDS encoding sigma-54-dependent transcriptional regulator — its product is MDEKPFKIFVVEDDEWYNRLLVHNLSMNPDYEIESFTSGKECLNNLHKDPDVVTLDYRLPDMKGLEILKQIKSENEEIQVILISEQDEIEVVVELLKYGAYDYIVKSKDIRERLLNTVNNIRKGERLKREIVTLRSEVKKKYNFENTIIGNSPATKKIFSLIEKATRTNISVMVTGETGTGKELVAKAIHYNSQRANKPFIAVNMAAIPKDLTESELFGHEKGAFTGANIRRIGKFEEANGGTLFLDEIAEMDISLQAKLLRALQEKEIVRIGSNKSIKTDSRIIVATNQNLQDAVLKGNFRQDLYYRLFGLSIELPALRNRGNDIITLSKHFIKEFCTENKLPVKSLTTSAVGKLRSYSFPGNIRELKSVIELAITLSDNEEITDESIVLGNDALFNDKLDGEMSLREYNIRIVKKYLDKYDNNTKIVADKLDIGVATIYRMLKETK